One genomic region from Gossypium hirsutum isolate 1008001.06 chromosome D13, Gossypium_hirsutum_v2.1, whole genome shotgun sequence encodes:
- the LOC121203070 gene encoding deSI-like protein At4g17486 encodes MMKPKNGSHPIMPLRSRNPAANFCMFLKVKSAGCSPCEAPVYLNVYDLTNANGYVYWAGFGIFHSGVEVYGVEYAFGAHDYPTSGVFEVEPRRCPGFKFRKSIFMGITCLDPAQLREFIERQSGSYNGDTYHLIFKNCNHFCEDICYKLTGNRMPKWVNRLARIGSLCNCILPEALKATAVCHDPNFQADNEKKRLRSAFSCLSSISIPQREVSMSSLFLHSHYKGCLPPWELKRLKSCTLKQL; translated from the exons ATGATGAAACCAAAGAACGGCAGTCACCCGATTATGCCTCTTCGGTCTCGGAATCCAGCCGCTAACTTTTGCATGTTTCTGAAAGTAAAGTCCGCGGGCTGCAGTCCGTGTGAAGCTCCGGTTTACCTAAATGTGTATGACTTGACAAATGCTAATGGCTATGTTTATTGGGCAGGTTTTGGTATATTTCACTCTGGAGTGGAAG TTTATGGTGTAGAGTATGCCTTTGGAGCTCATGACTACCCGACAAGCGGTGTCTTTGAGGTCGAACCTCGACGGTGCCCTGGCTTCAAGTTTAGGAAATCAATTTTCATGGGGATTACATGCTTGGACCCTGCCCAGCTAAGAGAGTTCATAGAGCGGCAATCTGGGAGTTACAATGGTGATACATACCACTTGATTTTTAAGAACTGCAACCATTTCTGCGAGGATATATGTTACAAGTTAACCGGGAACCGGATGCCAAAATGGGTCAATCGACTTGCAAGAATTG GTTCATTATGTAACTGCATACTTCCGGAGGCACTCAAAGCTACTGCGGTCTGCCATGACCCCAACTTCCAAGCTGATAATGAAAAGAAGAGGCTGAGAAGTGCCTTCAGCTGCTTATCGTCGATCTCAATACCTCAGAGGGAAGTATCAATGTCTTCACTCTTTTTGCACTCTCACTACAAAGGCTGTTTACCGCCATGGGAACTAAAGCGACTGAAAAGCTGCACGTTGAAGCAACTGTAA
- the LOC121225705 gene encoding dehydrodolichyl diphosphate synthase complex subunit nus1 isoform X1 — MDFAKLKRRLYYWIHQIVNILLRLMWHLLHVTIHLCYFAINIANALESHLISKGLLRRYKSLHISKLQYLAIVIESEDCRTSNVIELLQWLADLGVKHVCLYDMEGILKKSKDFILEKFDGATLFQENDVLLDQPLMTLEFASLSDGKEAVAKAANVLFMKYLKSGSTSSYQGEQIFTESQMGEALKTVVGGNGPEPDLLLVYGPARCHLGFPAWRIRYTEIQHMGPLKSMKYGSLIKAIYKFTMVQQNYVKEERQGKTMEWGRTGVDIAKSTTAPLLACFAPRFGK, encoded by the exons ATGGATTTCGCCAAGCTAAAGCGGAGGTTGTATTACTGGATTCATCAA ATTGTGAATATCCTACTTCGATTAATGTGGCATCTCTTACATGTCACTATCCACTTATGCTACTTTGCGATCAATATTGCAAATGCGCTCGAAAGCCATCTTATATCCAAGGGATTACTTAGGAGATACAAATCCCTCCATATATCCAAGCTCCAGTATCTGGCTATTGTGATAGAAAGCGAAGATTGCCGAACTTCGAATGTTATTGAGCTTTTGCAATGGCTGGCAGATCTTGGTGTCAAACATGTTTGCCTTTATGATATGGAAG GAATACTGAAGAAATCAAAGGACTTCATCTTGGAGAAGTTCGATGGTGCAACATTATTTCAG GAAAATGATGTGCTACTAGATCAACCACTTATGACTCTGGAGTTTGCATCGCTTTCCGATGGGAAAGAAGCGGTGGCAAAAGCAGCTAATGTACTTTTTATGAAGTACTTGAAATCAGGTTCCACCAGCTCATATCAGGGAGAGCAAATCTTCACCGAATCTCAAATGGGGGAGGCGCTCAAAACTGTTG TAGGCGGCAACGGGCCAGAACCTGATCTTTTATTAGTATATGGACCTGCCAGGTGCCACTTAGGTTTCCCTGCCTGGAGAATTCGATACACCGAGATTCA ACATATGGGACCCTTGAAGTCTATGAAATATGGGTCACTAATTAAGGCAATTTACAAATTCACAATGGTGCAGCAAAACTACG TAAAAGAAGAAAGGCAAGGGAAGACAATGGAGTGGGGCAGGACGGGGGTAGATATTGCCAAATCTACCACCGCTCCACTATTGGCATGCTTTGCTCCCCGCTTTG GCAAATGA
- the LOC121225705 gene encoding dehydrodolichyl diphosphate synthase complex subunit nus1 isoform X2, giving the protein MDFAKLKRRLYYWIHQIVNILLRLMWHLLHVTIHLCYFAINIANALESHLISKGLLRRYKSLHISKLQYLAIVIESEDCRTSNVIELLQWLADLGVKHVCLYDMEGILKKSKDFILEKFDGATLFQENDVLLDQPLMTLEFASLSDGKEAVAKAANVLFMKYLKSGSTSSYQGEQIFTESQMGEALKTVGGNGPEPDLLLVYGPARCHLGFPAWRIRYTEIQHMGPLKSMKYGSLIKAIYKFTMVQQNYVKEERQGKTMEWGRTGVDIAKSTTAPLLACFAPRFGK; this is encoded by the exons ATGGATTTCGCCAAGCTAAAGCGGAGGTTGTATTACTGGATTCATCAA ATTGTGAATATCCTACTTCGATTAATGTGGCATCTCTTACATGTCACTATCCACTTATGCTACTTTGCGATCAATATTGCAAATGCGCTCGAAAGCCATCTTATATCCAAGGGATTACTTAGGAGATACAAATCCCTCCATATATCCAAGCTCCAGTATCTGGCTATTGTGATAGAAAGCGAAGATTGCCGAACTTCGAATGTTATTGAGCTTTTGCAATGGCTGGCAGATCTTGGTGTCAAACATGTTTGCCTTTATGATATGGAAG GAATACTGAAGAAATCAAAGGACTTCATCTTGGAGAAGTTCGATGGTGCAACATTATTTCAG GAAAATGATGTGCTACTAGATCAACCACTTATGACTCTGGAGTTTGCATCGCTTTCCGATGGGAAAGAAGCGGTGGCAAAAGCAGCTAATGTACTTTTTATGAAGTACTTGAAATCAGGTTCCACCAGCTCATATCAGGGAGAGCAAATCTTCACCGAATCTCAAATGGGGGAGGCGCTCAAAACTGTTG GCGGCAACGGGCCAGAACCTGATCTTTTATTAGTATATGGACCTGCCAGGTGCCACTTAGGTTTCCCTGCCTGGAGAATTCGATACACCGAGATTCA ACATATGGGACCCTTGAAGTCTATGAAATATGGGTCACTAATTAAGGCAATTTACAAATTCACAATGGTGCAGCAAAACTACG TAAAAGAAGAAAGGCAAGGGAAGACAATGGAGTGGGGCAGGACGGGGGTAGATATTGCCAAATCTACCACCGCTCCACTATTGGCATGCTTTGCTCCCCGCTTTG GCAAATGA
- the LOC121225705 gene encoding dehydrodolichyl diphosphate synthase complex subunit nus1 isoform X4 translates to MDFAKLKRRLYYWIHQIVNILLRLMWHLLHVTIHLCYFAINIANALESHLISKGLLRRYKSLHISKLQYLAIVIESEDCRTSNVIELLQWLADLGVKHVCLYDMEGILKKSKDFILEKFDGATLFQENDVLLDQPLMTLEFASLSDGKEAVAKAANVLFMKYLKSGSTSSYQGEQIFTESQMGEALKTVGGNGPEPDLLLVYGPARCHLGFPAWRIRYTEIQHMGPLKSMKYGSLIKAIYKFTMVQQNYGK, encoded by the exons ATGGATTTCGCCAAGCTAAAGCGGAGGTTGTATTACTGGATTCATCAA ATTGTGAATATCCTACTTCGATTAATGTGGCATCTCTTACATGTCACTATCCACTTATGCTACTTTGCGATCAATATTGCAAATGCGCTCGAAAGCCATCTTATATCCAAGGGATTACTTAGGAGATACAAATCCCTCCATATATCCAAGCTCCAGTATCTGGCTATTGTGATAGAAAGCGAAGATTGCCGAACTTCGAATGTTATTGAGCTTTTGCAATGGCTGGCAGATCTTGGTGTCAAACATGTTTGCCTTTATGATATGGAAG GAATACTGAAGAAATCAAAGGACTTCATCTTGGAGAAGTTCGATGGTGCAACATTATTTCAG GAAAATGATGTGCTACTAGATCAACCACTTATGACTCTGGAGTTTGCATCGCTTTCCGATGGGAAAGAAGCGGTGGCAAAAGCAGCTAATGTACTTTTTATGAAGTACTTGAAATCAGGTTCCACCAGCTCATATCAGGGAGAGCAAATCTTCACCGAATCTCAAATGGGGGAGGCGCTCAAAACTGTTG GCGGCAACGGGCCAGAACCTGATCTTTTATTAGTATATGGACCTGCCAGGTGCCACTTAGGTTTCCCTGCCTGGAGAATTCGATACACCGAGATTCA ACATATGGGACCCTTGAAGTCTATGAAATATGGGTCACTAATTAAGGCAATTTACAAATTCACAATGGTGCAGCAAAACTACG GCAAATGA
- the LOC121225705 gene encoding dehydrodolichyl diphosphate synthase complex subunit NUS1 isoform X3 — translation MDFAKLKRRLYYWIHQIVNILLRLMWHLLHVTIHLCYFAINIANALESHLISKGLLRRYKSLHISKLQYLAIVIESEDCRTSNVIELLQWLADLGVKHVCLYDMEGILKKSKDFILEKFDGATLFQENDVLLDQPLMTLEFASLSDGKEAVAKAANVLFMKYLKSGSTSSYQGEQIFTESQMGEALKTVVGGNGPEPDLLLVYGPARCHLGFPAWRIRYTEIQHMGPLKSMKYGSLIKAIYKFTMVQQNYGK, via the exons ATGGATTTCGCCAAGCTAAAGCGGAGGTTGTATTACTGGATTCATCAA ATTGTGAATATCCTACTTCGATTAATGTGGCATCTCTTACATGTCACTATCCACTTATGCTACTTTGCGATCAATATTGCAAATGCGCTCGAAAGCCATCTTATATCCAAGGGATTACTTAGGAGATACAAATCCCTCCATATATCCAAGCTCCAGTATCTGGCTATTGTGATAGAAAGCGAAGATTGCCGAACTTCGAATGTTATTGAGCTTTTGCAATGGCTGGCAGATCTTGGTGTCAAACATGTTTGCCTTTATGATATGGAAG GAATACTGAAGAAATCAAAGGACTTCATCTTGGAGAAGTTCGATGGTGCAACATTATTTCAG GAAAATGATGTGCTACTAGATCAACCACTTATGACTCTGGAGTTTGCATCGCTTTCCGATGGGAAAGAAGCGGTGGCAAAAGCAGCTAATGTACTTTTTATGAAGTACTTGAAATCAGGTTCCACCAGCTCATATCAGGGAGAGCAAATCTTCACCGAATCTCAAATGGGGGAGGCGCTCAAAACTGTTG TAGGCGGCAACGGGCCAGAACCTGATCTTTTATTAGTATATGGACCTGCCAGGTGCCACTTAGGTTTCCCTGCCTGGAGAATTCGATACACCGAGATTCA ACATATGGGACCCTTGAAGTCTATGAAATATGGGTCACTAATTAAGGCAATTTACAAATTCACAATGGTGCAGCAAAACTACG GCAAATGA